The uncultured Desulfatiglans sp. DNA window CGAGAAAGATGACGCATAGGTGACCTTGTAGAACCCGGGACAGGCCTCATCCGGCATGGCCTCGAGCTTCAACCCCGCGATCACCTCGGCAGCGGACAGCCGGCCCTCATGCCGGGCCGAAGCACATCCGCCTGCAATCGCGAGGATCAAAAAAACAGCCGCACAGTCAACCCATCCCTTCATCCGCTCAGCCCCGCTGCAACTCCGTTTCCAATCCGGGAAGAAGGATTTTTCGCCCCTATCAGAGAAATCAAGTGATTGCGTGTCAGAGGCCTGCAGGCCGCCGCGCAGTCAAACGTGCAGATTGACACCCAGACGGGCAAAAACAGAATATTTCCGGACAGAAGCTAATTCGCACTCATTTTATCTAGAACTTCCACAACATCGAGTCCCCAGATTCTGACGCCTTTTCTAAAAGACATACCAGGAGCTATACGGATAAAACCGCCGGATTTCGTGACGATATCCGAATTTTTGACTGCAGTCCAGGAACCATCCGGGTTTTTTTCGTAGCCATTTAAATCAATCTTGACAATCTCTTCCATTTTACTCCTCCTCATAAAAGTCGATGTGTTCACTCCCCATATCTGGCTGGGAACAAAATACCTCTTCGCGTTGGATTCTCATCAAATACTCAGGTAAATTGGTCCGGCTACCCAAGTGCCATGATGAATAGCCCGCGAATTCAAATACGATTAAAAAATCCGTATCCACTTGTTTCTTTGTGCAAGCATATAACGCCCCGCATGAGCGGCGCAATCTACGTGAATACCACGTTCCGCAATCCGTCAGGCCCCATTCCGGCACGAGAACATGATAAGCAAAAAAACATTTATCGACTGTTGCGGTTTCATGGTAAATAAGGCTTGTTATCCACCATCAGATGAACCATTCCGGCTCCCGCCGTGTACCGCCAAACTGGACTTCCAGTTCATGTTTGTGCCATAGATAATTTTCGTCATCGAAATACTTCGCCCCGACAGGACACTTTTTAATACAGGCGCCACACTTGATGCAAATGCCTTTTATTTTGGAAACATCGTCTGAATCGATGGACCCCATGGGGCAAACCTCGGCGCAGAGCTTACAATCGATGCAGTCGCTGTTCGTTTTGGGAGTAACCTTCAGGATATTCACGAAATGGCCGTTTTGATCTTTCGGTCGGTAATATTCTCTGTAAGGTCTGTTCCCTCTTACGACAACCGAAGCCTTTTCGCCCGGTGTCTCTATCTTATCATAGATCTTGGCCGCGAAATCGGCGGCCACGGCCATATCCTGCTCATCGGGCCTGTCGGCTCCGAGCGTCGTTGAAAACGAATGCTCGCCGATAAATGCTCCACCGGCGATCACCTTGAAACCGTCCGACTCCAGGATATCCCTGAACTCTATCAATGCATCGTCATAATCACGGTTTCCATAAAGAACTACGGCAACTGCAGTTGCCCCGTTGCCGGAAATCGTGTTCAAGAATTTCAGCAACACATTAGGCACACGTCCTGCGTAAACCGGAATGCCCGCAATAACAAGATCATCCTTATCGAAGGAGAAAAGTTCCTTTCGAGCATCCGGCAGCGTAAAATCAATATGGCTGACTGTAACTTTTCCGCCGTAATTTCCCGCAATTTTTCCAGCAATGCCCATTACAATTTTCTCGGTTGTGCCCGTTGCGCTGAAATACAGCGTATTGATTTTTTTATTCATCGATTGGGCCGCCTTATTTGAAGTGGATGCGATGGGTCCAGTTCCAATATTCGAATGCAAAAGCCAAATATATCGATGACTTTCACCTTAGGTCCATACCTTCGGAAGCAACCTTGCCGCTCCTGTTCAAATGCATGATCGCAGCTTGTCATATTACTCGCAACGTGTCCACATTCGGATGACCTTCACGGTCTTATCGTCGTCGAGGATTTGGTAGACCAAACGGTGTTGAATATTGATGCGGCGCGAGCATGCGCCGGAAAGATCGCCGATGAGTTTCTCATACGCTGGCGGTGTCTGGTAGGGATCTTCTCTAAGGACGCTGAGGATCCGTTCCGCCTGAGACTTCAATGCGGATCGCGCCAGCCTCTTTGCATCCTGCTTCGCATACTTGGTAAAAACCAGCCGCCGGCTCACCAGTCGAGTTCCTCATTGCATTCGTCAGCGGGGGTGTTCAGCCCCTTGCGAATGGACTCCCGCATACCGTGGATGGAGGTAAGATACAGGGTCTCTTGAATCGCATGCCAATCCTCCTCCCCGATGAGGATGGCGGTATTCCTCTTCCCCACGATCTGGACCGCCTCATGCGATTCGGCCACATCGTCGACAAGAGTATACAGCCGCTTTCTTGCTTCCGACGCCGTCAAAGTAGTCATCCCTAGACCTCCTGGACCGTACGCAATATGGTACGAAACCGGCCCCCCAAAGTCAAGCCTGGATGGTTGGTGTAAATCCTGATTGAACATCGGGCTCGGCCGGTTGCGGGCTGTCTTTCTTTCACACCAAGTCATCGGCCAGCGCATGCAGCGCGGCGAACGGCTCCCCGCGTTCAGCCATGAGGAACAGGGCGCGCAGCGGATCGGCGGCAGCCTCCCGAACAAAACCCGACGTGCGGGTTTGACGGGTTTCGCTTTGGATATGTTTCACAATGCGGTATTTCACCTCCGGGACAGACAGATCTACGATCAGCGTCGAGCCGCCGCGGAAGCGGTATTCCGGCGTGCCGTTTCTTCGATTTTCCTTTATCCTCTTCGACTGCGTCAAGGCCACGATGACCTGGGGAACGGGCTTTCCCATAGAGTCGATGCGCAGAGCGCGCCGAAGTTCATGCACTTCGAATCTTTTCAGGGCCGGATCGAGCCCCAGCTCCAGGGCGAAATCCGGCGCCGCCTCGAAGATCCCCTGGAGTTGCCTGTGCAGCACCACGCGCTGCCTGCGTGTCTGGTCGAACAGCGTGCGGCGGTCTCCGATATACAAGCATTTGTCCGCGAACTGTTTCAGGTCCTTGATGATCTCCTTGTACTTTTTCAACAGGGCCTTGGACTGCTCCGTAAGATTCGACCAGTCGAATCCCTGCCAACGCAGCGTATCCACCGACAGCGTGCGCAGGGTGTCCTCGGAAGGCGCGTTGAGGTTGACCGGATAGATGCCGTGACGGCGGAAGGCCTCGACAAACGCGACGCGATAGTTGTACCGGTCGTCGGCGACCAGATCGAAATCAGCCGTGATGAGGGCGCGGAGGTACTCGAAAAAGGTCACGTCCACGGGCGGCAGGTAGTCGAGGGCGCGGATGCACATTTTCAGGACATGCCCGGCCGATTTCACGGCCTCTTCGGCCAGCCTCCCCGCCAGATCCGGATGGATGGCGCCTTGGGGCAAAACGCCCGTGCCGCCCGTGTAGATGCGCAACAGGTCCGCGATGCGCGCCTTGTAGATGGCGAGAAAAGCGTCGAAAACCGCGGCGACCAGAATGGCCCCGCGCGCATGAGGCGTCAACCGCTTCTCGAGCTCCTCCGGATCGGGCTTGGAGCGCTTCCAGACGCCACCCTCCATGGTGCCGATGGCATTGCGCAGGGCGCCGCGGCCGCCCATGGCCCGGCCGAACTGGATGGCGAGACTGCCGAGCATGGATTCGGCCTCCAGGTCGCCGCGCGTCCGCCGGATCTCGGCGTTGAGGATCTCCGGGATGGTAAAGTGCTGCATGAGGGCGACTATGTCGGCAAACGCCTCGTGCAAAGCGAGCACGTCCGGGTTGGTCGGTTCGCTGAAGCGCCGGTGCATCCCGTCGAGCACCGCGTGCGTGGTCTCATGGGCGATGATATCGTGCGATAAACAGGCATAGATGCGGCTTCCCGGCACATGCTCGCCGGAACCGCCGGCTGCAGCCTCGAAGTAGCCGAACAAGAGCGCCACCTCCTGGGGGCTGTAATAGGCATTTGCCTGGTGCAGCGCATGGGGCCGAACGGCCAATTGCCCGACGAAACCGGCGTCGTCGTCGGGGTCTTCGGGGTTGGGCCGAGGCCGCCAGAGGACCGGTCTGCCCAGCGCATGTTCGAAGTGTTCGACGGTTTTCATGGCGACCGCATAGACCATCTGCTGGTGGAACTGGGGATTGCCTTCCGATGGCGCCCAGCCGTCCTGGGCAAGCATCCGGGGATCATCGAGATCGACGGGTTCATAGATCCTGCCGACGTCATCCCTGTCGTGCACGGCGAGGTATTCCCCGCAGGGTCCCTTCTTCAAGGACTCCCAGCGTACCTTGAGCGCCACCTCGTTGATGCCGGCCGTCTCCAATCGCGTCGAAAGGCTTGGATCCACGCCGTAGACACGTATCTTGCGGTAGGGCGGATCGCCGATGGCCGGCTGCGGATGGGGTCCGAAGGCGCCGCCCACCGGAGTCACAGGCATTGCCGTTTCGGTGGGAGGCAACGGCTTTCTTGCAACGACCGGGTACCGCGCGATCAGGTGTCTCCGTAGCGCCTGCGACGTGTCCGGATCCTCGATGACGGCCTCCATGAACTGGATCATGGCCTTGTCGTCTATCCGCCCGGCCGCATCGGGATCGGGAACGATCGTCTGCAATTCCGGGTTGAGCATCCAGCGCTGCGCAATCTCGAGGTTGAACATCCGCTCCCGCGGCGGCGCCGCGATCACCCCGAGGCCGGTGATAACGCGCAGGAAGGCAAAAGAATCGCTGTCAGACTTGGACTGCTCGAGCCCCAGAACGGGTTTCACACCGAGCGCGTCAAAGGCCCGCAGAATGCCTTGCCCCATCCGGTCCTTGTCGATGCCTGCCACTTTGGCGCTCTTGAACAGGGCGTGACGCACCGCCTCGACTCTTCTCCAATCGAGGGGAAGATCCTGTTTGTGCTTTTCGAACCAGGTGGCCGCCGCGGCGGCCACCTGGGGCGTAGCCGCCGAAGTGCCCTCGCCGTCCAGGCGCACGGTTGACGGGCATCCATAACAGGCCCAGGGGATGTTCGGCGTGTGGGCCGACAGGGCCGCCGCCATCCTGCTCCTCGGGCCGTAGTTGCCTTCCAGTTCCATCCCCTCCAGACCGGTGTAGGGCCTGCAGTCGGCCATCGCGCCGCAGACAGCCAGAACGCGGCTGTAGTGCGCCGGGTAAACGATGTGCCGCGTCGGCAGTCCATTTACATTGTTGCCCGCGGCGGCCACGAGGCACAGCCCGCTCAGATAGGCCTTGTCCACCGCCTCGCGCCAGGCGCGCGAAGGCAGCCCGCCCATGCTCATGGTCACCACATCGCAACGCTGCGAAACGGCGTAATCCAGCGCCTGGGCAAACGCGCTGGTGTAGAGGAGCACCACACTGTCGGCGATCCGCAAGGGCAGAATCTCCGCCTCCGGCGCGCCTCCGAGAGCGATATCCCCGTAGTCCGAGGCCCTGCCGCCCGCCAGGATGCTGATGGTGCCGGTGCCATGCCCGGAATTGTCCAAGAGAAGACGGCGGTTGTCAGGATCCTCGGCGCTGTGTGGATCGGCGTCTCCGCTGACGAAGTTTCTCTCGAGATCCGTCAGGACATGGCTGGGGGTGGTGCAGTGGGCGCGGTAATAGCCCGTATCCAGGTGCGCGATGCGCGTCCGCGGATCGGAAAACACCACCGCCTCCCGTGCCTTGGCCAATTGGGTATAGGAATCACCGAGGTGCCAGGCAAAGACCCCGGGCACATGCGCCTTGCCATGGCCGCTATCCTGGGGGGTGCTTTCGCATTTTTCGCCCACCGCCAATGCCTGCCCCGCTTGACGCTCGTTCGTATCCCGGTAGATGTTGTGGATCATATCCGGCTCGATGAAGACGACATCCGATTCGGAAATACCGAGTTCGCTGGCGACCCTCTGATGGGCCAGGTCCCAGGGATTAGCGGCTCCTTCGGGCAGATCTGCAAGAAACCACTGCGGCTCGGCCCCGAAGCCGAGCATCGCCGCCTTTGCCTGGGGCGTGTCGTAGAGCGGACGCAGGTTCGCCCTGGATTCGGCCGCCTTGAGAGGGGAAGAAGGCTGGAGTTTCAAAAGCAAACGGTTGACCCGCGGTGCACACGCTTGTTTGTCGTTCATGGTGATTCCCCTCCTCCTTCCCCTTCAATCCTCATGTTGTCAAGATCGGGGCCGTGCCGGACAACAATCTGACCGTCCGCCGTCAACTGACCGCGAGCCTAGGCGATGCGGGCCAGCCGCCTGTTCGCTGCCCTACCTGATAAAGTACCCCGCTGCCTTCCATTTTCCATCATCGAGCACAAATGTCACCGTCTCAACCGCCGATTCCTTTTGAGCGAATGCTGCCTTGAAAAACATGACCATGTAGCGAGCGTCCGGCGCTCCGGGAAGAGAGCGAGATTCTTGGGCGTTTAATATATTGCGGTTGACAAGCTTGCCCAGCGGTTTACGTACTCCTTCCAATAACGCCGTCCAGTTCTGCTGAGTCACCGCTCCTCTGAAATAAGCGGACGCTTGGTTCCAACTATCCGAATAGCCTCCGGCATCGATGATGGATAACCATTTCTCAGCTGCAGAAACTGCAGTCTCATCCGAATCCGTTTCGGCCATTAGTTGATTAAACCCGAAGCAGACCATCAGCATGATCATCAGCAAAACAAATACGGTTCTCATGGAATCCTCACCATACGCCGGACACCATCTCTAGCCCCTTGTTGATCATACGTCG harbors:
- a CDS encoding conserved hypothetical protein (Evidence 4 : Unknown function but conserved in other organisms): MEEIVKIDLNGYEKNPDGSWTAVKNSDIVTKSGGFIRIAPGMSFRKGVRIWGLDVVEVLDKMSAN
- a CDS encoding hypothetical protein (Evidence 5 : Unknown function), which codes for MPEWGLTDCGTWYSRRLRRSCGALYACTKKQVDTDFLIVFEFAGYSSWHLGSRTNLPEYLMRIQREEVFCSQPDMGSEHIDFYEEE
- a CDS encoding Peptidase S8 and S53 subtilisin kexin sedolisin, with protein sequence MNDKQACAPRVNRLLLKLQPSSPLKAAESRANLRPLYDTPQAKAAMLGFGAEPQWFLADLPEGAANPWDLAHQRVASELGISESDVVFIEPDMIHNIYRDTNERQAGQALAVGEKCESTPQDSGHGKAHVPGVFAWHLGDSYTQLAKAREAVVFSDPRTRIAHLDTGYYRAHCTTPSHVLTDLERNFVSGDADPHSAEDPDNRRLLLDNSGHGTGTISILAGGRASDYGDIALGGAPEAEILPLRIADSVVLLYTSAFAQALDYAVSQRCDVVTMSMGGLPSRAWREAVDKAYLSGLCLVAAAGNNVNGLPTRHIVYPAHYSRVLAVCGAMADCRPYTGLEGMELEGNYGPRSRMAAALSAHTPNIPWACYGCPSTVRLDGEGTSAATPQVAAAAATWFEKHKQDLPLDWRRVEAVRHALFKSAKVAGIDKDRMGQGILRAFDALGVKPVLGLEQSKSDSDSFAFLRVITGLGVIAAPPRERMFNLEIAQRWMLNPELQTIVPDPDAAGRIDDKAMIQFMEAVIEDPDTSQALRRHLIARYPVVARKPLPPTETAMPVTPVGGAFGPHPQPAIGDPPYRKIRVYGVDPSLSTRLETAGINEVALKVRWESLKKGPCGEYLAVHDRDDVGRIYEPVDLDDPRMLAQDGWAPSEGNPQFHQQMVYAVAMKTVEHFEHALGRPVLWRPRPNPEDPDDDAGFVGQLAVRPHALHQANAYYSPQEVALLFGYFEAAAGGSGEHVPGSRIYACLSHDIIAHETTHAVLDGMHRRFSEPTNPDVLALHEAFADIVALMQHFTIPEILNAEIRRTRGDLEAESMLGSLAIQFGRAMGGRGALRNAIGTMEGGVWKRSKPDPEELEKRLTPHARGAILVAAVFDAFLAIYKARIADLLRIYTGGTGVLPQGAIHPDLAGRLAEEAVKSAGHVLKMCIRALDYLPPVDVTFFEYLRALITADFDLVADDRYNYRVAFVEAFRRHGIYPVNLNAPSEDTLRTLSVDTLRWQGFDWSNLTEQSKALLKKYKEIIKDLKQFADKCLYIGDRRTLFDQTRRQRVVLHRQLQGIFEAAPDFALELGLDPALKRFEVHELRRALRIDSMGKPVPQVIVALTQSKRIKENRRNGTPEYRFRGGSTLIVDLSVPEVKYRIVKHIQSETRQTRTSGFVREAAADPLRALFLMAERGEPFAALHALADDLV
- a CDS encoding conserved exported hypothetical protein (Evidence 4 : Unknown function but conserved in other organisms), with the protein product MRTVFVLLMIMLMVCFGFNQLMAETDSDETAVSAAEKWLSIIDAGGYSDSWNQASAYFRGAVTQQNWTALLEGVRKPLGKLVNRNILNAQESRSLPGAPDARYMVMFFKAAFAQKESAVETVTFVLDDGKWKAAGYFIR
- a CDS encoding Prevent-host-death family protein; translated protein: MTTLTASEARKRLYTLVDDVAESHEAVQIVGKRNTAILIGEEDWHAIQETLYLTSIHGMRESIRKGLNTPADECNEELDW
- a CDS encoding Addiction module toxin, Txe/YoeB family: MSRRLVFTKYAKQDAKRLARSALKSQAERILSVLREDPYQTPPAYEKLIGDLSGACSRRINIQHRLVYQILDDDKTVKVIRMWTRCE
- a CDS encoding 4Fe-4S iron-sulfur binding protein (Ferredoxin), whose amino-acid sequence is MNKKINTLYFSATGTTEKIVMGIAGKIAGNYGGKVTVSHIDFTLPDARKELFSFDKDDLVIAGIPVYAGRVPNVLLKFLNTISGNGATAVAVVLYGNRDYDDALIEFRDILESDGFKVIAGGAFIGEHSFSTTLGADRPDEQDMAVAADFAAKIYDKIETPGEKASVVVRGNRPYREYYRPKDQNGHFVNILKVTPKTNSDCIDCKLCAEVCPMGSIDSDDVSKIKGICIKCGACIKKCPVGAKYFDDENYLWHKHELEVQFGGTRREPEWFI